In Megalops cyprinoides isolate fMegCyp1 chromosome 12, fMegCyp1.pri, whole genome shotgun sequence, the sequence TTGATTCATAATAATCTTAAAGATGGGCTCTGTTTCATAGATTGGTGGTACTTagaccccctcccctccccccaagctGTAAGGGACAGTTTCCCTCAAGTGGGTTCGGGGAAGTGTTGAGGGGGCGGATAGTTTGATTTTTCCTCGCATCGTGCCCAACCAATAATATGGAGGGAAGTGTTCTGCACATCTCAGCTGGCAGACATTTAAAAAGGAGACAGTCCGGCGCTGCTGCAATTTGTACTAAACCCAGTCTCTCTTTCTATGGAATCGTTAGCAACTTCAGACTCCCACAAGCGCGCACCCCCACTGTTGTACGGTCGACACGTTTAGCTGCTTCTTGCCTGGGGACAAGttcatgaaaagaacacctTCTGGAGACTACTTCGCTTGCCTCTGTTCGGAACATTGACAGGTGAGTGTTTTTCTCGCACTTCACTTCAGTGAAAGTTGTAAAATGATGTCCGTTAAACAAGCTCCTGGCTTCACAGGTGATGcatcttcacaaaaaaaaattgtgttggAGATTTTGGTTAtcgattgattttttttttttttgtgcagaatcCACAACATTTTGTTGTTACGTAAAGGCTTTATGAGAGATAGCTGTTGTTTGACATAAAACACCGTAAATTGTGAAGTTAAAAGTGCTTCTTAGCGACCACATTAGGCAAAACTGAAATGCTTTATGTATACCTGCATGTAAACTGTAGTAATCTCATTTCGAAAtaataacatttcataaatgaatTGCTAACTTGGAAATACTTGAAGGTATTCCTCGCCCGAacactaaaatgttttttatgagTACCTTTTCAAACGCAGCCTTGCATTAAACGTCAAAGGACCGTAGATGAAGAATGTACATAAAGAGAATTTGCTCTAATCTAAACTTCAATATATGGATCGTATGCAATGGCCATTTAGTAAAAAAGCTCAAGATGTCTTAAAATTACCAGGATCATGAACCGATGCAGTAAAGGGCATATGCAGTAGCCtatgtcatttgttttaatgctcTTCGTTCTTCGTACCTTCTGTAAACATATTTGTAgtagtttcttttttattaataaacataTGTGAGTATGACATGACATGCATCTGTACGTTATCGCAGGGAGATGTGACGCGTAAATAATGTCAGGAGTAAAGTAACGCGTCTCTTGTCCTGTATTTTCAGATAAGTTCATCTTCTACTCACTCTCTTTCCGCCAAGAATGAGCAGATCAGCGCGTGTCTTCTGTGCCACGGTCTTCGTCTTTGGACTGCTCTTCTGCCCGGTGGGTAGCAAGAGGAATCGAGGTTCCCAAGGCGCCATCCCTCATCCAGATAAAAACAACCCTAACGAATCAGAGCAGCAACCGCAGCCACCGCAGGCGGGTTCTGGATCCCGGGGGCGAGGCAGGGGGTCGGCTGTGCCTGCCGAGGAGGTGCTGGAGTCTAGCCAAGAAGCCTTGCATGTCACGGAGCGCCGCTACCTGAAACGTGACTGGTGCAAGACCCAGCCACTCAAACAGACGATCCATGAAGAGGGATGCATCAGTCGCACCATAATAAATAGATTCTGCTATGGACAGTGCAATTCCTTCTACATCCCCAGACACGTTCGCAGGGAGGAAGGTGCCTTCCAGTCTTGTTCCTTCTGTAAGCCGAAACGATTTACCACTATGACTTTCACCCTGAACTGTCCGGACCAGCAGCCTCCCACCAAAAAGAAACGCGTGCAGCGCGTAAAGCAGTGCCGTTGCATTTCAATAGATCTGGACTAGATcgtttttttgtgttatattgCCTTGACTGGGCTCTTCAGCAACAAAGGGAAATGTTCACGCACGGCGCATCACCACACGGGCTGCAAAACGGACTTATTTTACCCAGCAGAACTCTGGGAAGTCTTCAACCCGCAAGGAAACGAGGGATAGACCACGATGCACATGCCATGTGATGTGAAGTCAATACACTATTTTAGTAGGCAAGTCAATCCGATTTCAGTTAAATGCACGCACGCAGTGATCAAACCAACACAATACACGGTTATTTCACAACGCACATATCACCAAACCCAGCAGGCGCAACACAAGTGTGGAATGAACTCCTCGCAAACCGCGATTTGACATATAGCCAAACTCACCCCTGTATGCCCCATCCGCTCTGAAGACCGCAGTACTTGGCTTGCTCATGTAAAGTACCTACATGGAAAGCCAACGGATACTATATAGGGGTATTCATTATTTTAGTAACTTTAACTTCTTGGACAGCACCAGCCATATTCCGGACCACTTCGACGGGGTATGCATTATGTCCTTATCCCATTTGCGTATATTGTtctttgttgggttttaaatattgattgaGTGAACAGATCGTTTCCACTATGTGGAATGTGAAAAGAGAATGGAGTGATgctaatatttaatgtaattatgagACATTTGTATCGTTAATATGGATGCTACATGACTTTCTGTGAATCTCCCTAGTCTGCACTGTCTTGTGCCAGTTGATGCTCATTAGGGGAAGAAAAGTGTTGATTTGTTATATACCCATGTTTGAAGCTATCAATAGGGCCGAACTCGTGGACAATTGTACAcgtttcaaatgtaaatgtttattatcGATGATCTATTAGCTGTCTTGAGTTTTTGAACGCTGTACAGAATTCGTAGATATGTAATCATCAAGGTGACACTTGTTCTCCTTCATGTAGATGTTAATACACCAAATTGTTGTATAAATTGCAGCAGCATCACGGCTTTCCCAGgtgcaaattaaaacattttaaacctcGAAGTTTAGTGAACTTTGCGCTTTTTCTGACTACGTTGCTAACACTGACGCAACACTAGCAGACTAGCGAAGTTCCTGTTGCAGAATTTCGACACCCAAGGCGGACACTACAAGGATGAATAGGTCGTAAATTGTTTCAGAATTGTGAAGACTCCGATTTCATGCAGAGCATTTTATGCATCAAGTTAACCCGAAACACCAAATAAAAGACATCTTCTACGGCGAGGGGTTACTTTCTTCTCGCTCGGAGCCAACCTCTTGCTGGGACTTTTATACGTTTCTTAGACCCTTGAATACATTTCGTCGTAAAACGATATAATTTATGAGGAAAGACTACGAGACGCACGATTAGATGTCAAGCAAAACAACCTTTTCAATAACCCCCTTCAAAAGATGTTATCCAGGTTAACTCCGCTAGCTCACAAAACCCGTTACAGCGATAGGTCTCCATCCTCCCTTGATGTTTAACTCCGCGTCTTATTAGTATGTTGCTTCAGAGGAAAACTAATCAACAGTGTATGCAATCCCCTAAAATCAATATTTCTATATTGTTCAAGGATTCTAATGAATGTTCCGTTATTAACTACGGAAAGCTTAAAATcgcaaatattatttttgttacgTTTATTGGTGTGACATGTTTTACGGCCGTGGTTAAAcctaaaacacatttcataccATCATATGGCTACATATATTCCTGACTATATATCCTATAGggaaatgatgaaatatatgccgtcaattcagtgcaaatgtgACGTGTTTGTGGAACCATGTTGTATCCAAAATCGACATCATTTGAGGgtaaagtaaacaaataaacaaaacccttcagtattttttttagcaAAGGCCTACTTCTGGCAACACACCAAATCTAAAGActcctctaaaaaaaaaaaaaaaaaaaacacaggatcCTGATCCAGCCACCCCCGAAAAAAGACACCCCTGTGACTCTTCAAGGATGAAAGTGTTCTTCAAATTTTGATTGTCAACAATTTGTTGACCTTACTAGGTTGATAGCTGACACGTTAtgccaaacacaaaaataccaTAACTGATTCTGCGTTTAAGATATCAACATTTATACATAATTTTACAAAACCTCGGACCGACCGTTAGTTTTGGACCATACGGATACGGTAAAAGCCTAAAAGCACCCAACCTCGGAACTTTTATATATCGCCAGTAACGAAGTGGTTTTCCAGAAATAGCACCAGTTGTCACTGTTGCAGTGCATCTTTGCCCTAAAAATGTgatacagaataaaaaaaataatgacagcattttGGTCCATTGACAATAAATAAGTAATCTTGCCAAGAAAGAACGCTCGAACATAATTAATGGCAGTCACGGGTTACAGCTTAAACCCATTTTCCTTATTGAGAGGTTTCGCTTTTACAAGTAATCAGACATAAATGGGTAATTATACAGCTCAGAGCTTCAGAATGAAAATGCGGTGCTATTCGCCTGTCTATCGTGCATAGtacaacattacattcatttgtgcTCAACACTGAATTGTTGACATCTATTCTTCATTGGCACTGTATGTATTAAAACATACAGatcaaattgttttaattgcttaatttcaCGTTGGTTTTCTGCCAAACATAGACAGCTTCCAGTCACATTAAAAAAGTTTCCTTATTCCCAGACCCGGTCGCATTCCTCCCCATTCAGCGCTTGTTGAAATTTCTCCGCCGGGAGTTCGTACTTTTACGCGCAGCGCTGCCAAACTAAGGTCTTCCCAGCTGAAGGGCAAGATCAAGAGCTAAACAAGCAATTAACCACAACAAACACTGTATACATGGTATACTGTATGGATCTGGCCGGGGTTACTCATTTTACTAATGTATAGAAGTTttaatgattttgattttatcCACCGAGTCAGTTGTAGACACAGAAACACGAAATTTGGCCTTGGAGCCGATTACTGCTGCAAGCTTAGGTGTTCGAGATGAAAACTAGCAAGCAAAGATTCACCTAAAATGATCatgaaatgtaacaaatttGTAAAGAGACTAAAGGAGGTGCATACACAtggtttaaataataaaatttattGAGTCACTATTTTGAATACATTCTTCCCCTCTTTCTGCCCCAATTCAATGTCAAACCCATATGTGAACTTACATGTTGGAGAGCATGTGTAATATATTTAGAACTTTCGAAACCATGAGAAAATAACACATCTCCATGCTTAAAATGACTCAGCTGACTGCCTGATAAAAGTTCACACAAGACTTGTGCTCAAATAAAAAGGGATTACCAGTGTCAGTGATCTTTGGGTAAAACTGTTGCTTTTACCCACCcgcataaatattaaataatttcatcaaAATGAGACCGAGCATTCAAGAGTACACAATATTCTATCCTTTCAGCAGTCAGAGACATCCTGGTTCTACCAATaaatcacagagaaaacaaatcagaaatgaaaataattttggtCTCTATATTGGTGACACCGGTGTGCAATGGATGAGATTACGATAAACCGCAAAGAATTCAGGTTCCAACGTAATGTATCGtgccatttaaaatatttaaagcacACGCAACATGTAATACgcaaaactgacattttttagactcaagcatttttttcatatacattGAAGGACATTTTTAGTGGTACTCTCCCCTTCAGAAATGAGCAAATTGCCAAACAGTTTAGGTGCAGGTAGCTTACAACTgagctttttcatttcagataaagACAAATGGGTATAAACATGTTGTTAGATCTTTTGTTAATGGAACAGGTAGTTGGAAGTTCTACAACATTTTCAAGTACTGTAAAGACAAACAACAGCTGCATTGTACACTTACCTTGGTGTTAAACAGTTTTTGGTGGTAGAGGAATAGTCTCAACCCAAGTTTCTAAAAAGAGAAACTAGAATCTGTAAAGACCTAGGAGGTTATTCAAGGTACAAtcatcatttttgtcattttttaaattggaaaCCTAAGGAAAGTTCAGGCTCTTCTGCTTGAGTCATACTGTGATCTTCCTCACAACTAGGGTGAAATAATATAGAAAAATACAATTGCAAAGGTCAAATAATTGACACTCAGgcacaaaataaatctctctcatatataaatatactcCAATCCCTACTAatataaggggggggggggggggggtgtcattgATAATTATTtaccttttgtttttctccaagACAACGATCAAATTTCACACAGAAGTCAAATAGAAAcagtttgttaaataaaaatagttttttctttcctaaaaatgtaaatggataatgtgtttTCATAACATCATATAATAAGTCATAAATGTTATAGttacagtgaggaaaaaaattgcataGGAATTAAAACTGAGGTTTAAAAAAGTGCAATATTTCTGTACCACTACCATACAAGGCTGGGGAAATGTGGAGTACTGAATAAAGCTGTTGCAAGCAGGAAAGTGCTTAGAATTTTGATGCATATTCCATCTAATAAcacataatatttatttgttatttaggGATCTTATAAGAATAACTGTGTGTATTTTACCAGGCCATAACACTCCTGGAATAGTCAAGTACTTTCCATTAGATCTGATATTGTACTCCTGTCCATCAACACTCTATAATGAAATTGTGTACAAGGACAAGGCAGAGTCAGTGCTGCCACCATCTGGCAGTGCCTGTACTCACCCTGCTGGGGGTCACTGTAGTCCAGAGGGGAACATTACGGGTCACAATATACTTCCCTGATactaaaaaaaactacattaacCATCAACAACGACTATCAGCTCATAACAGGGGAATTCTTACTGAATTGCACATAGAAGTTAACTCTTTACTCTGGATGATTAACAACTTTGGCAGAATCTGCCCATAAAAAGGCAAACCTGTGAGAGTGTGAGTTTGTTGCCTAAATATACATATTCTAAAATGCTTTGTCTGACCTGTAGCTAATGAATGGCTTGTCATTTTGATGGTTTCTTTTACATCAGTTTGAAGATCACTTGGTATATATCTCTGCTTAGTCAGAGCTGACATGATTTCATCCTTGTATGCTACATATAACCTAGGTATATTGCATTTCACTGAGTTCAAGAAGGATCACTTTcctttacagaagaaaaaaccTCCACTTTTCCAAGAGGTCTGAGAACACAAGTAATGATCTTTTCAGATATGCCACGCTTTGTGTTCAAAGCTGTCAATGTTAAAAGCCTCACAGCAAAGCCATAGTGATGCTGGTGGCACAGGTCCCACCCCAGATGCCACTGATTGATTAAGGGGTACTGGACATTAAGGATTTCTGTGTCACCTTCCTGGACTTCTGCcttctcagttttttttaaaaaaatcagcactCCAGTCATCCAAGTTAAGTTATCCACTCCAGTAGTTGCAAGGTAGATATGGGTCCTCCCTCTTGTGGTCCTGTGTTGGAACCAGGAGTGGTAGGTATGGACTACAGGACAAGAGAGCAGTAAGGTGAGTGTTGGCACCAAGGGCACCGTGAGTACTGAGGTACGACATCCAGAGAAGAACCTAGAGGAACAGCCGGAGGTGGACCACACTCCAGCTTCCATCTGtctccttctttccttcctcttccactgtctctctcagctggaaGACACACTTGCTTCCTTTTGGCGaagtctctctttctgttgttgggagaaagagagggggtgTAATTCTGCAAATGTCCCATTAGCGGTTGAATCTGTATTACTTATTACATGGAATCACTGCAGTCTTTCTGATGCATGACATACATCTTTGCATGCACATTTTGATTAATCCAGATTACATGGTAATAATGCATCATAAATACCTTTTCTATTTAACACGAGATGGGCTGTTGTGATTCAATGTTTGACATAAATTTCAACAGGGCAAGCTTTCTGAGTTTGTGGCCCATATACACATATTCCCCGGTTCATTAGCAATGTAGGGTGGTTTAGAATGttaaaattataatatattcAAAGTCAAAATTTAGGAAACTCAGAACCAGTAAACAACCACACTTGCAGTATACTTAGATTTTTGGTTTTTGACTTTCAAAGGAATTTCAgaccattcattcattccagaGAAgcctttatttaacatttaatgatCATCTATGATAGATGAGTTTCACTTAACATGCTGCAAATATGAGTTAGTGGGAAATGCATTAAACAAATCTTTATTCATTAAAACTACACTAACGTTAAGCTTATTTGTACAGtccattaaaatgttattggaCTAAAAGGcaacaaatgtttctttttcataatgTAGTCTCCTTGCCATCCTAATAaaatttcaatgtgtgtgtgtgtttgtgtgtgccagtTTATGAGTACACAGAAACTACACAGCCTCTAGTCCTTACTGacccaaacaaaacacatggtTTTAATGACCCATATATAAACAAAATTTGGGTCTTGATTGCAATAATGACAGTCTCAAATCTTGAGGGATCCACTCCagttagggggaaaaaaaataaccctGGAATATGTTACTagccattcataaaaacatgtaattaaacTACTACAAATATTGTTCATAATGCTAATAACTACCTGcaaatttaatcataaaaatgttcacagaaaatgaacaaatgataTATATGAGGCATTCGGATTTCTTGTTTGACTTCATGTTGTTTAGTGAAGGTGCAGTGAGTCTCCGAGCAGTATTTGTGGTGGGTTCTAGCTCTTACCAGACTATTGGGGTTGATCTTCTTGGTCTCCACTTTCTTCTCTGCAGTGATCTTATTGACAGACTGCTGAGCCTCCTTCAGCCTAAAAGATCAAGAACAACCACAATCAACAATCCGCTGTCAATGGCGGTGACAGAGGAATGACCCAAATCCGTCCTATTGAATAAGGTGTCCACTTTG encodes:
- the LOC118787073 gene encoding gremlin-1-like; its protein translation is MSRSARVFCATVFVFGLLFCPVGSKRNRGSQGAIPHPDKNNPNESEQQPQPPQAGSGSRGRGRGSAVPAEEVLESSQEALHVTERRYLKRDWCKTQPLKQTIHEEGCISRTIINRFCYGQCNSFYIPRHVRREEGAFQSCSFCKPKRFTTMTFTLNCPDQQPPTKKKRVQRVKQCRCISIDLD